One window from the genome of Nicotiana sylvestris chromosome 9, ASM39365v2, whole genome shotgun sequence encodes:
- the LOC138877738 gene encoding uncharacterized protein has translation MDLMNWVFKPFLDEFVIVFIDDILIYSRSEAEHTDHLRAVLRTLQDYRLYAKFSKCEFWLTSVAFLGHVITSDGIKVDGQKIEAVMTWPRPLNPTEVRSFLGLARYYRRFVEGFSSIYAPLTKLTHNGAKFQWTEACEQSFQELKKRLTTTPVLTLPDGIEANIVANALSRKSMGSLRHVEADKVKITKYLCQLANLQVRLVDAEGGRILVQNTAKSSFVTEVKERQHEDLELIKLRESIPQERQPLFELTGDGVFRYQGRLCVPIKGLGTQVNLSTTFYPQTDGQAERTIQTIKDMLRACVLDFKGSWDDHLPLIEFAYNNSFQASIQMAPYEALYGQKCRSSIGWFEVRETELLGPNLVQQVVEKVKLIRDRLRIAQSQQKPYADVQRRDLEFDVEDWVFLKVSPMKGVMQFGKKGKLSPMYVGPYKIIQRIGRVAYELDLPS, from the exons atggatCTTATGAACTGGGTATTCAAACCATTCTTGGATgaatttgtgattgtgtttattgatgatatcttgatatattcACGATCGGAAGCCGAGCATACGGATCACTTGCGAGCTGTATTGCGGACTCTCCAGGACTAcaggttatatgctaaattctctaaatgtgaattttggctaacttCTGTAGCTTTTCTTGGTCATGTTATTACCAGCGATGGTATCAAGGTTGATGGCCAAAAGATTGAAGCTGTGATGACTTGGCCGAGGCCTTTGAATCCGACAGAGGTTCGTAGCTTTTTAGGTTTGGCAAGGTATTACCGAaggtttgtggaaggattttcctctatttATGCACCATTGACGAAGCTGACACATAATGGAGCTAAGTTTCAGTGGACTGAGGCATGTGAACAAAGTTTTCAGGAGCTAAAGAAAAGGCTTACGACGACACCTGTCTTGACTCTTCCGGATGGCATCGAGG CTAATATTGTTGCTAATGCCCTTAGCCGGAAGTCCATGGGCAGTCTAAGACATGTTGAAGCTGATAAGGTCAAAATTACCAAATATCTATGCCAGCTAGCTAATTTGCAGGTGCGTTTGGTAGACGCAGAGGGTGGACGCATTCTCGTTCAGAATACAGCAAAATCTTCTTTTGTTACTGAAGTGAAAGAGCGACAACACGAGGATCTTGAGCTTATAAAACTGAGGGAAAGTATTCCACAAGAGCGACAACCTTTATTTGAGCTAACTGGAGATGGAGTCTTTAGATACCAGGGCCGCTTATGTGTACCAATA AAGGGTCTAGgcacgcaggtaaatcttagcacaacttttTATCCGCAAACTGATGGACAGgcagagcgtactattcagacaatTAAGGATATGTTACGTGCTTGTGTGCTAGATTTTAAAGgaagttgggatgatcatctacctcttattgagttcgcttataataacagcttccaagctagtattcagatggccccTTACGAAGCACTATACGGGCAGAAGTGTAGGTCGTCGATCGGTTGGTTCGAGGTCAGGGAAACAGAGTTGCTAGGTCCTAATTTAGTCCAGCAAGTAGTGGAAAAGGTAAAACTTATTAGAGACCGGCTGCGTATAGCACAAAGTCAGCAGAAGCCTTATGCAGATGTTCAACGACGAGACTTAGAGTTTGATGTAgaagattgggttttcctgaaagtatcgcctatgaagggcgtcatgcaatttggaaagaaggggaagCTCAGTCCCATGTATGTTGGACCGTATAAGATTATTCAGAGGATTGGTAGGGTGGCGTACGAGCTTGATTTGCCTTCATAA